One genomic segment of Capricornis sumatraensis isolate serow.1 chromosome 6, serow.2, whole genome shotgun sequence includes these proteins:
- the LOC138081499 gene encoding Golgi-associated plant pathogenesis-related protein 1-like isoform X2, whose amino-acid sequence MGKSASKQFNDEVLKAHNEYRKQHGVPPLKLCKKLNREAQQTLHSHGMEEYKEDGSGEGVCK is encoded by the exons ATGGGCAAATCAGCCTCCAAGCAGTTTAACGACGAGGTCCTGAAGGCCCACAATGAGTACCGGAAGCAGCATGGTGTCCCCCCACTGAAGCTCTGCAAGAAGCTCAACCGGGAGGCTCAGCA GACACTTCACAGCCATGGTATGGAAGAATATAAAGAAGATGGGAGTGGGGAAGGCGTCTGCAAGTGA
- the LOC138081499 gene encoding Golgi-associated plant pathogenesis-related protein 1-like isoform X1: MGKSASKQFNDEVLKAHNEYRKQHGVPPLKLCKKLNREAQQYSEALASTRILKHSPESSRGQCGENLAWASYDQTGKEVADRWYRHFTAMVWKNIKKMGVGKASASDRSSFVVARYFPAGNVVNQGFFEENVLPPKK, encoded by the exons ATGGGCAAATCAGCCTCCAAGCAGTTTAACGACGAGGTCCTGAAGGCCCACAATGAGTACCGGAAGCAGCATGGTGTCCCCCCACTGAAGCTCTGCAAGAAGCTCAACCGGGAGGCTCAGCAGTATTCAGAGGCCCTGGCCAGCACGAGGATCCTCAAGCACAGCCCAGAGTCCAGTCGTGGCCAGTGTGGTGAGAACTTGGCATGGGCATCCTACGATCAGACAGGAAAGGAGGTGGCTGATAGATGGTACA GACACTTCACAGCCATGGTATGGAAGAATATAAAGAAGATGGGAGTGGGGAAGGCGTCTGCAAGTGACAGGTCCTCCTTTGTGGTGGCCAGATACTTCCCAGCAGGGAATGTCGTCAACCAGGGCTTCTTTGAGGAAAATGTCCTGCCTCCAAAGAAGTAA